One segment of Salvia splendens isolate huo1 chromosome 20, SspV2, whole genome shotgun sequence DNA contains the following:
- the LOC121780811 gene encoding protein HOTHEAD-like, with translation MASATLVSLGIFFLFASSFAEQAPYTSFARNATSAPLLDYYDYVVIGGGTAGCALAATLSASAKVLLLERGGLPYDNPNVTQITGFAKSLLDTSPTSASQPFVSTDGVFNHRARVLGGGSAINAGFYTRASAEYVRGAGWDPQLARESYEWVERKVAHLPRVQQWQAAMRDGLLDAGVAPDNGATYEHLIGTKVGGSIFDEDGVRHTAADLLEYADPTKITVYLHATVHRILFSTSPGRKPKANGVFFRDSNGYNHRVYLKRGVANEIILSAGALGSPQLLMLSGIGPGPELRALGINVVLEQPLVGQGMSDNPTNMLLIPSSRPVEISLVQVVGISDVGSYIEAASGFIELSSIYDFIQHNVDVANKTVAPFMIPTNQSIQQILQGSKAENTRLAVVLQKIMGPFSTGYMELLNKDPESNPRVTFNYFKDERDLTRCVGGMEILRKVVRSRAVSEFLFPFTSFESLQRFMLSLPINLRGRHVASAYSMEQYCRDTVMTLWHYHGGCQVGRVVDSDYRVIGVDSLRVVDGSTFYYSPGTNPQATVMMLGRYMGQMILQHRNNKTI, from the exons ATGGCTTCTGCAACGTTGGTTTCTCTTGGGATTTTCTTCCTCTTCGCTTCTTCATTTGCAGAGcaag CTCCGTACACCTCGTTCGCGAGAAACGCCACCTCAGCTCCGCTGCTAGACTACTACGACTATGTAGTCATCGGCGGCGGAACTGCCGGCTGTGCCCTGGCGGCGACGCTCTCAGCCTCGGCGAAAGTCCTCCTCCTCGAGAGGGGCGGGCTCCCCTACGACAACCCCAACGTTACCCAGATCACGGGGTTCGCCAAGTCGCTCCTCGACACGTCGCCCACCTCGGCCTCGCAGCCGTTCGTCTCCACGGACGGCGTGTTCAACCACCGCGCCCGCGTGCTGGGCGGGGGGTCGGCCATCAACGCGGGGTTCTACACGCGGGCCAGTGCTGAGTACGTGCGCGGGGCCGGGTGGGACCCGCAGCTGGCGAGGGAGTCGTACGAGTGGGTGGAGCGGAAGGTGGCGCACCTGCCGCGCGTGCAGCAGTGGCAGGCTGCCATGAGGGACGGCCTGCTCGACGCGGGAGTGGCGCCCGACAACGGCGCCACGTACGAGCATCTTATTGGGACCAAGGTCGGGGGCTCGATATTTGATGAGGATGGTGTGAGGCACACGGCTGCGGATTTGTTGGAGTATGCTGATCCCACCAAGATTACTGTTTATTTACACGCCACCGTGCATCGAATCTTATTCAGCACCTCTCCAG GTAGAAAGCCCAAGGCAAATGGAGTTTTCTTCAGAGACTCAAATGGGTATAACCACAGGGTATACTTGAAGAGAGGAGTAGCAAATGAGATAATTCTCTCAGCTGGGGCACTGGGCAGCCCGCAACTTCTGATGTTGAGTGGCATCGGGCCGGGCCCTGAGTTACGAGCCCTGGGAATTAACGTAGTCTTGGAGCAACCATTAGTAGGGCAAGGCATGTCCGACAATCCGACCAATATGTTGCTCATACCTTCCAGTCGTCCAGTCGAGATCTCACTGGTTCAGGTCGTTGGCATTTCCGATGTCGGGAGCTACATTGAAGCCGCCAGTGGATTCATCGAGCTTTCTTCCATCTATGACTTCATTCAACACAATGTGGACGTCGCAAACAAG ACGGTCGCGCCATTCATGATCCCCACGAACCAAAGCATCCAACAAATCCTTCAAGGATCCAAAGCGGAGAATACCAGACTCGCAGTAGTCCTGCAGAAGATCATGGGCCCGTTCTCGACCGGCTACATGGAGCTCTTGAACAAGGACCCGGAGTCGAACCCGAGAGTCACATTCAACTACTTCAAGGACGAAAGGGACCTGACGAGGTGCGTCGGAGGCATGGAAATCTTGAGGAAGGTGGTCCGGTCACGGGCCGTCTCGGAATTCCTCTTCCCCTTCACCTCCTTCGAGTCCCTGCAGAGGTTCATGCTGTCTTTGCCCATCAATTTGAGAGGGAGACATGTAGCTTCTGCTTACTCCATGGAGCAGTATTGTAGGGACACCGTCATGACCCTGTGGCACTACCACGGGGGATGCCAGGTCGGCCGTGTGGTCGACTCCGATTACCGTGTCATTGGGGTCGACTCGTTGCGTGTCGTTGATGGCTCCACCTTTTATTATTCGCCAGGGACAAACCCTCAGGCTACGGTTATGATGCTCGGAAG GTATATGGGACAGATGATTCTGCAGCACAGGAATAATAAGACGatttga